The DNA window GAATGAAGGGCAGCTCTAATTGGACCGCCACTGCCGCGCCAAAGATGAAGCCTCTTGCCTCCATTCCCGCAATTCCCGCTGCGCCAGCCGCTTGCGCTGCTTCGGCAAGCATTTGCACCGTCGCCGCAAGGCCGCGGCCGTTCCCGATCAGCGTCGTTATATCGCGGAACTGAATGCCTGCATTGGGGAAGTCAGGGACAGTTCTGATGAGTAATTTGAGTTCATCAGGAGTCAATTCTGGACGCATGGGTTAGCCTCAAAAGAAAACGCCCCCCGAACCGATCTGGTGCAGGGGGCGCTTGTTCATTTTAGTCTGGGATGCAGCGGTCTATTTCGCCTTCTTGGGCTTCACCGCGGACCAGATTTGCTTCTTGGCAAAGAAGGCCAAAATCGTCGCGAACAGCAGGAAGCCCAACACTGGCCAGCCCTTCTGCTTGCGCTCGACCATTGTCGGCTCTGCCGTCCAGGTCAAAAACGCAGCAACATCTTCCGACATCTGGCTGATCGTTGGTTCGGTTCCGTCTGTGTAGGAAACCTGCCCATCAACCGTAATCGGCGGTGCCATCGCAAGGTTCAAATTGGGGAAATATTTGTTGAAATGCAGCCCATCCGGAGTTTCGAAATCTGGGAATTCCGCCTTCAATTCAGCTGATGGCTGGCTGTAGCCAGTGAGCAGCGAATAGACATATTCGGGGCCATGATGGCGAGCCTTGGTGATCAGCGATAGATCAGGCGGGATCGCGTTATTGTTGGCTTTGGCGGCAGCAATTTGGTTCGGATATGGCGAAGGGATATAGTCCGTGGGGGAGCCCGGACGAACAATAGCTTCGCCAGTGTCAGCGTCGACACCGGGAACGGTGACCCATTCAGCCGCGAGCGCCTTTACCTCATCTTCATTGTAACCCAGATCGGCAAGATCGCGGAAGGCGACGAACTTCATGCCGTGGCATGACGAACAAACTTCCTTATAGACTTGGTATCCGCGTTGAAGCTGCTGCAAGTCCCATTTGCCAAACACGCCATCATGAGCGAAGCCGCCATCAGGGCCATGCGATTCTTCATAGAAGACATATTCAGCGGATTTCTCTGCCTTGGTCGTCGCCGCATTATACGTGTCGAAGCCGAAGGACAGGAGAACGACGAAGGCAAAGCCCAGGCCAACTAGTGCGCCGATGATACGGATCATATCGCTATACTTTCTTTCGTACTCAAACCGCAGGCGAGGTTTTGTCGCCGAGAACAGCCTCTTCATCCGAACCCAGCACCGCTTCTGTGATCGAATACGGCATTGGTTCCGGCTTCTCAATTGACGAGATAATCGGCAAAATCACCAAGAAGTGGAGGAAATAATAAGCCGTGAATATCTGGCTGAGCGCTGTCGTCCAGACAGTCATGTGTGCGCCGCCGCAATAGCCTAGCACAATGATTGTCGGGATCAGGCCGAACCAGAAGAACTTGCGGAACAGCGGACGGTAATGGCCCGAACGCACAGGCGACTTATCGAGCCAAGGCAGGAAGAACCACACAAGGATCGAAGCAAACATGGCAAGCACGCCCCACAGCTTGGCTGGCAAGATGAAGTCGAATGTGAAAGCCCGCAGGATCGCGTAGAATGGCCAGAAATACCATTCAGGAACGATGTTGGCCGGAGTCGAGAGCGGGTTCGCTTCGATGTAATTGTCCGGGTGACCCAGCGCATTTGGCAGGAAGAACACCATCGCCATGAAGAAGATCAACACTACGCCCAGTCCAAAGCCATCTTTCGCGGTGTAGTATGGGTGGAAGGGAAGCGTATCGCTTTCCTTCTTCACTTCAACGCCGGTCGGATTCGACGAGCCGGGAATATGCAGCGCCCAGATGTGGAGGATAACCACACCTGCAATCACGAATGGCAGCAGGAAGTGGAGGCTGAAGAATCGGTTTAGTGCCGCATTGTCGGGGGCAAACCCGCCGAGCAGCCAGATCTGAATCGGCTCACCCACCAGCGGGATAGCGCCAAATAAGCCAGTAATAACTTTCGCGCCCCAGAAGCTCATTTGGCCCCAAGGAAGCACATAGCCCATAAAAGCGGTGGCCATCATCAACAGGAAGATAACTACGCCCAGCAGCCAGATCATTTCGCGTGGCGCTTTATATGAACTGTAAAACAGGCCGCGGAAGATATGCATGTAGATCACAACGAAGAAGAAGCTCGCCCCGTTTGCGTGCGCATAGCGCATCAGCCAGCCATAATTCACGTCGCGCATAATGTGCTCGGTGGTTGCAAAAGCGACCTCCGCATTGGCAGCATAATGCATCGCCAAGACGACGCCTGTAATAATTTGGACTACCAGGAAGAAGCCGGCGAGCACGCCGAAGTTCCACATGTAGCTCAGATTGCGTGGAACCGGATAGCCGGCTCCGACGGCACTATAGACAAGACGCGGCAAAGGCAGCTTCTCATCCATAAATTTCATGAAGCCATTGGTTGGCTCATATTCGCGGGCCCAGGGGAAACTCATGGTGCTTGCTCTTCCTTCTTACCCGACCTGAATGACAGTGTCGGACGAAAATTCATAATCCGGCACGAGGAGATTGGTCGGTGCTGGACCTTTGCGGATCCGGCCAGCCGTATCGTAGTGCGAACCGTGGCATGGGCAGAAATAACCGCCATATTCGCCTTTGTTCTCGCCATCGGCAGCGCCTAGCGGGACGCAGCCCAGATGGGTGCAAACGCCCATCGTCACGAGTATATCACGGTGACCTTCCTTGGTGCGGTCATCAAGCGATTCGGCATCGCGCAGGCTACCGGTCGCGACGCTGTTGGCTTCGCCCATTTCAGCATCGGTTAAGCGCCGCACGAACAATGGCTGCTTACGGAAAATCGCCTTGATCGCCTGACCCGGCTCAATCGCGCTAATGTCCACTTCGGTGCTGCTTTCAGCCAAGACATCCTGCGAAGGAGCCATCTGACTGATCAGCGGAATCACTACAAAAACGCCGCCGACGCCAGCGGCGCCCACAGCTGCAATATTGATGAAGTCACGCCGACGTACTCCGTCTTCACCGTTTTCAACGGCCAAATCAGGAGTTGCGGTGCCAGTCGTATCAGCCATTAGCCTGCCTTGCCCTGCAACCGCCCCGCACGAAGGCAGGGCAAACATAAAAATCAACCGAAACGATAATCAAGACGAACCACATAATAGAACACCCGAAATTTGGGGCCCCGTGCTTCGGCTGGATGGAAGGTGCGACGAATGCACCGTTCACTGCCGGTTTGGGCGCGCTATTAGCCCCGATTGGCGGCGCTGCCAACCGCCTTTTTGGCACTATCCGTTCGGTTTGTTGCAATCGGTGAACTGATACGACCTGCTCTAATCACCCAAACTAGGTCGGAATTCCGATCAGGCTGAATTGGCGCCCATAGGTTGCGGCGACCTGATGCGTGGCGCGGCGATAGGAGAAAAACCTGTTTCCATCGGCGTAAGTATCGATGCCGAGGGGCTCAATCCTTCCGATCCCGGCCTTGGCCAGACGCGACGCGGCGTAGGCCTCGAGATCGAACTGATAATGTCCCATTTTGCCCATGCCAAAAAATTGCGCATCCTCGTCAGCAAAGTTCGCACGAAATCCATCATCCACTTCATAGCTGGCCTGGGCGATGCAGGGTCCGATGACACCGGCAATGGCAGCGCGCTTCGCTCCAAGCGCTTCCATCGCATCGACGGTCGCCTCAATGACCCCGCCATGTGCGCCACGCCATCCGGCATGGGCTGCACCGATGACACCGGCGCTCGCGTCGGCCAACAAGATGGGCGCACAATCGGCGGTCACGATGCCAAGCAGCAAACCGGGCCGGTTGGTGACCATGCCATCGGCCTTGGGCCGCTCATCAACTGGCCAAGGCTCCTTAACGGCTAAAGCCTCTGCCGAATGCACTTGATAGACCGTGGCAAGTTTAGCGCCCGGCATAACCGCCTCCACAGCCCGCCTCCGGTTCTCCGTGACAGAAGTGTCATCATCGTCAGCGCCAAGCCCGACATTTAGCCCCGCGACAGCGCCGGTGGAAATCCCGCCCCGCCTGCCAAGGAACCCATGCGCAAACCCTTTCAGGGATTCGGCGCGGATTGTGTCGACCTCAGCCACATCCTTATCCGAGCGAGCGAGTGACTTGTTCAAACGTATCGCGCGACAGGCTGTCGGACTTCGCAATCCGCTCTAGCTCGGCGCGCATCATCGCAGCCCTTGCTGGCTCGATCCGCCGCCACCTGCCCAAAGAAGGCACAAAACGCGCTGCAGTTTGAGGATTGATCGGATCAAGCGCGAGAATCAGATCGGCGATGATTTTGTACCCTTCACCATCAGCCGCATGGAATGCCTGCGGATTGGCGGCGAAGGCCATATACAGCGAGCGCACACGATTGGGATTGCGCATCGTAAAATCGGGATGCTCGGCCAGTGCCTTAACATGCTCGATTGCATGAGGATGGAGCGAGGAAGCCTGCAGCGCAAACCACTTATCGACCACCAGTTCATTGCCTTTGTAACGGCGGTGGAAATCAATCAACTTGTCAGTGCGCGCTGCTGTGCCAAGGCCGGTCAAGACCATCAAAGCGCCCTGCCGGTCGGTCATATTGTCCGCCGCATTATATTGCGCCGCCGCCATCTTCGACGCCAGTTCAGGATTGCCAGCAGCAAGATAGACCAGCACCTGCGTTTTAATTTTGCGAGCGCCGCGTGACGCCGAATCAAGCCCAAATGGCAGTTTCGAGACGCGCTGATGAATTAACACCAGCTCGCTTTCAAACCGCGCACCTAACCATGCTTTTAGCCCTTCGCGTTCGGTGTGGATCGCTGCGGGATCAGCAATTAATTGTTGCTCGGCAAGATAGGTTAGACCCGGCAGCATCACCAATTCACCGCGCATCGAATCATCAAGCGCATCATCGCTCAGGATCGAGCCGAACGCCTGAGCAATAGCCATTCGCGCAGCCTCTCTGGCGGAATCATCCAGCGCACCGCCCGATGCCGCTGTCAAATGGCGCACGATCAGATCCTGCATCGCTTCATACCGGGCAAAGGAATCATCATCCTTCGCCGCTAGGAAAACCAAATCCTCGTCCGGCACATCACGCTCGATGCTAATCGGCGCAGAGAAACCGCGATTGACCGACAGGACAGGCGGCTGGGCGAAACCACCAAATTCGAAAGTTTGCTCAGCGGCATTCAGCACAATCAGGTGCTCGCCTTCGTGCTTGCCTGTCTCGCGGTTAAACAGGGCAATTTTGAGCGGGATCGGCATTGGCAGCTTATCCGCCAGATCGGCAGTAGGCGGCACGGTCTGTTTGACGGTCAGCGTGGCGGTATCGCCGTCATGGGCCATCGCGATATCAACTTTGGGAGTGCCCGCTTGCGAATACCAGAGGCGGAATTGGGTCAGGTCCAGCCCTGCACCTTCTTCCATCGCCAAGATGAAATCTTCACACGTTGCCGCCTCGCCATCATGGCGGTCAAAATAAAGGTCGGTTCCTTTGCGGAAAGCCTCCGGTCCGCACATGGTTCGCATCATGCGGATGACTTCTGCGCCCTTATTATAGACGGTCGAAGTGTAGAAATTGGAGATTTCGCGGAAACTGTCGGGGCGAATCGGATGCGCCAATGGTCCCGAATCTTCAGGAAATTGAACGCTGCGCAAAATCCGCACATCTTCGATCCGCTTGACCGCTTCGCCCTGCATATCCTGACTGAACAGCTGGTCACGCAAAACGGTGAAACCTTCCTTCAGACTCAGCTGGAACCAGTCACGGCAGGTAATCCGATTGCCTGACCAATTATGAAAATATTCATGCGCAATTACGCCTTCGACCCCGTCAAAATCGCCATCGGTAGCGGTGTCGGGGTCTGCCAGCACATATTTAGTGTTGAAGACATTGAGTCCCTTATTCTCCATCGCGCCCATGTTGAAATCGCTGACGGCGACGATGTTGAAAACATCCAAATCATATTCGCGGCCGAAGGTCTCCTCGTCCCACTTCATCGACTTGATTAGCGAGGCCATTGCGTGACCCGTCCGGTCCAGGTCACCATCCCTGACATAGATAGCCAGTTCAACCTCGCGGCCAGACATGGTGGTGAAGCTGCCACGATTGACCACCAGATCACCCGCGACCAGCGCAAACAAGTAAGACGGCTTGGGCCACGGATCGTGCCACTCGGCCCAATGCGTCCCGTTCTCGCCAACACCCTCGGCAGATTTGTTACCGTTGCACAGCAGGACCGGAAATTGGTCCTGCGAGCCTGTCATCCGCACTGTGTAAGTCGACAGGACATCAGGACGGTCAGGGAAGAAGGTTATGCGGCGGAACCCCTCCGCCTCGCATTGAGTGCACAACATCCCGTTTGAGGCATACAGCCCCATCAGCTGGCTGTTGGCCGAGGGATCGATTTCGGTAACAATTTCAATTTCGTGGCTGGCACCGGGCAGCGGCAGCAGCAAATTGCCACCATCCATGGTCCACTCAGACGTCTGCTTGCCATCAATTCTTATGGTCAGCGCCGAAATCCCGTCACCATTGAGCGTAATGGTTGGCGATGCATCGCCCGCAGGATTGCGCTCCACCGACAGAGTGGATGTGACCCGCGTTGTCTCCACACCCAATTCAAAGTTCAGCCGCGTGACCGGCAGCAACCAGGGAAACGGCTTATAATCTTCGCGCCTGATAACTGGCGGTTGGTGCGGGGTCGGGGCTGCGTCAGCCATTTCGGGGTTTGTTATTATGTCCATAGGATGTGTCTGTAGGTGCTTTCTTTTCGGGGTCCAATCCCTACAACGCAGCGATGGCAAGAATGTTCATCTTTGGCTTGGGCTACACCGCTTCGCGTCTGGCTGAGGCTTTGCGCGAGCACGGCTGGCGCGTCGATGCGACCGGCAGCGCCGGAAATGTCGACTTCGGCGATGAGGAAGCAGTGCGCGGAGCTTTATCGCAGGCAACCCATGTCCTCTCTTCGGTGCCGCCAGCGGGTGGCAACGACCCGGTGCTGGACCGATACGCGGCTGACCTAAAGCATGACTGGTTAGGTTATTTGTCTTCTACCGGAGTGTACGGTGACGCTGAGGGCGCGTGGGTTGACGAAAGTGCCCCGACCGGCGGCGGCCGCCGGAAAGATCGCGCTATATGCGACCGGCGCTGGCTTGAAATTGGTGCCAGAGTGCTCCGCCTACCCGGCATTTACGGCCCGGGCCGCAGCGCATTTGACCGGGTTAAATCCGGCAAAGCCAACCGGATTGATATGCCCGGGCAAGTCTTCAGCCGCGTGCACGTCCAGGACATTGTAGCTGGAGTGATAGCGGCCCTTGATGGGCCAGCAGGTGCCTATAATCTGTCCGACGATCTGCCGTGCGCGCAGAACTGCGTAATCGAAGAAGCCTGCCGCTTGTTGCGGGTGGATCCGCCGCCGCTGCAATCGCTTGAAAAGGCCAATTTGTCCGACATGGCTCTCGGCTTCTATGCGGAAAACCGCCGCGTCGCTAATGGCAAAGCCAAGCGGTTGTTGAGGTGGGAACCGCAATATCCGACCTATCGCGAAGGACTTCGAGGGTTGCTTTAAGTCTTCCGCGCCCGAAGCGCCAACACCAGCCCGAACAGTGCCAGCACCGCGCCTCCGCCTGATAGCCACGACCATTGATAGCCTTCGATAAAGGTCGAGATCAGCATCGCGACGATAATCACCAAAATACTGTTATACGCCGCCCGACCTGCGCCGATTTGGCGGACAATCGTGTAATAAAGCGGGAACGTCACCACCGATCCGGCCAGCCCGAGCCACGCGATTCCTGCCCAATATTGCCAGCGGTCCGGAAAAACCGGCAGTCCTGCAGTGAACCAAGCCAATCCGAAATCGATGATGGTGCCATAGAGCATCGACCATGCGAGGAGGCTTGGCATTGAGAGTTTCGCGCCAGTCTCGCCTGCCTGGATAACATTAGCAATCGACGCGGCTAAAATCCCGCCTATCGCCAACAAAATGCCAAGCCCAACATTGCCGCCAACTGGCGAGAGCCGTGCCTCATGCAGCAGCAACATGCCGATTCCGGCAATTGCAACGCAGCTGCCAAGCACGAACCGCAACGTGACTTGCTGACCCAGAAAAATCCGCGCGAACAGCACATTGGGCACCATTAAAAGCCCAAACATCACTGCCACTACGCCCGAGGTCAGGTGCAATTCAGCCCGATAGACAAAATTGAAATTGAGACAAAATTGGGTGAGACCGATAAACATTGCGAGCAAATGCCCCGCTCGGCCAATCTTCAGGCTTTTGCGCATCACCAATGCGACGGTGAACATAGCCGGAGTCGCCAGAGCAAACCGCCAAGTAACTGACCAACTGGCCGGAACATCGCCGATCTGACCAGTGATAACGTACCATGTGCTACCCCAAATCAACGCCACCACGACAAAGGGAAGTGCGATCTGTGGCCGCAGTAAAGTGTGCGGATTGTTCTCGCTCATGAGCTCGGGTTCATAGCGAGGCTATAGCTTTCGAAAGAGCAACCGCATGTTCCTGCGGGGTGTTCCACGCTGTCACGAGCCGCGCCGCATCAGCGCCCCAATCGTAAAAGTCGAAATTCTTCGCGCGCAAAGCGGCTCGCTCTGCCGGTGTGCAGCGCAGGAATATCTCGTTCGCCTCGACCGGATGAATAAGCCGGTCTGCAGCAACCGACGCAACTTCCTGCGCGGCGTTGTTGGCAGACCGGGCGTTCTCAAGCCACAAATCACCATCCAGCATCGCCAGCAATTGCGCCGCGAGATAGCGGCCCTTGCTCTGCAAATGGCCAGCTCGTT is part of the Pontixanthobacter gangjinensis genome and encodes:
- a CDS encoding DMT family transporter, which translates into the protein MSENNPHTLLRPQIALPFVVVALIWGSTWYVITGQIGDVPASWSVTWRFALATPAMFTVALVMRKSLKIGRAGHLLAMFIGLTQFCLNFNFVYRAELHLTSGVVAVMFGLLMVPNVLFARIFLGQQVTLRFVLGSCVAIAGIGMLLLHEARLSPVGGNVGLGILLAIGGILAASIANVIQAGETGAKLSMPSLLAWSMLYGTIIDFGLAWFTAGLPVFPDRWQYWAGIAWLGLAGSVVTFPLYYTIVRQIGAGRAAYNSILVIIVAMLISTFIEGYQWSWLSGGGAVLALFGLVLALRARKT
- the pepN gene encoding aminopeptidase N, producing the protein MDIITNPEMADAAPTPHQPPVIRREDYKPFPWLLPVTRLNFELGVETTRVTSTLSVERNPAGDASPTITLNGDGISALTIRIDGKQTSEWTMDGGNLLLPLPGASHEIEIVTEIDPSANSQLMGLYASNGMLCTQCEAEGFRRITFFPDRPDVLSTYTVRMTGSQDQFPVLLCNGNKSAEGVGENGTHWAEWHDPWPKPSYLFALVAGDLVVNRGSFTTMSGREVELAIYVRDGDLDRTGHAMASLIKSMKWDEETFGREYDLDVFNIVAVSDFNMGAMENKGLNVFNTKYVLADPDTATDGDFDGVEGVIAHEYFHNWSGNRITCRDWFQLSLKEGFTVLRDQLFSQDMQGEAVKRIEDVRILRSVQFPEDSGPLAHPIRPDSFREISNFYTSTVYNKGAEVIRMMRTMCGPEAFRKGTDLYFDRHDGEAATCEDFILAMEEGAGLDLTQFRLWYSQAGTPKVDIAMAHDGDTATLTVKQTVPPTADLADKLPMPIPLKIALFNRETGKHEGEHLIVLNAAEQTFEFGGFAQPPVLSVNRGFSAPISIERDVPDEDLVFLAAKDDDSFARYEAMQDLIVRHLTAASGGALDDSAREAARMAIAQAFGSILSDDALDDSMRGELVMLPGLTYLAEQQLIADPAAIHTEREGLKAWLGARFESELVLIHQRVSKLPFGLDSASRGARKIKTQVLVYLAAGNPELASKMAAAQYNAADNMTDRQGALMVLTGLGTAARTDKLIDFHRRYKGNELVVDKWFALQASSLHPHAIEHVKALAEHPDFTMRNPNRVRSLYMAFAANPQAFHAADGEGYKIIADLILALDPINPQTAARFVPSLGRWRRIEPARAAMMRAELERIAKSDSLSRDTFEQVTRSLG
- a CDS encoding Rossmann-fold NAD(P)-binding domain-containing protein produces the protein MARMFIFGLGYTASRLAEALREHGWRVDATGSAGNVDFGDEEAVRGALSQATHVLSSVPPAGGNDPVLDRYAADLKHDWLGYLSSTGVYGDAEGAWVDESAPTGGGRRKDRAICDRRWLEIGARVLRLPGIYGPGRSAFDRVKSGKANRIDMPGQVFSRVHVQDIVAGVIAALDGPAGAYNLSDDLPCAQNCVIEEACRLLRVDPPPLQSLEKANLSDMALGFYAENRRVANGKAKRLLRWEPQYPTYREGLRGLL
- a CDS encoding cytochrome c1; translation: MIRIIGALVGLGFAFVVLLSFGFDTYNAATTKAEKSAEYVFYEESHGPDGGFAHDGVFGKWDLQQLQRGYQVYKEVCSSCHGMKFVAFRDLADLGYNEDEVKALAAEWVTVPGVDADTGEAIVRPGSPTDYIPSPYPNQIAAAKANNNAIPPDLSLITKARHHGPEYVYSLLTGYSQPSAELKAEFPDFETPDGLHFNKYFPNLNLAMAPPITVDGQVSYTDGTEPTISQMSEDVAAFLTWTAEPTMVERKQKGWPVLGFLLFATILAFFAKKQIWSAVKPKKAK
- the petA gene encoding ubiquinol-cytochrome c reductase iron-sulfur subunit; the protein is MADTTGTATPDLAVENGEDGVRRRDFINIAAVGAAGVGGVFVVIPLISQMAPSQDVLAESSTEVDISAIEPGQAIKAIFRKQPLFVRRLTDAEMGEANSVATGSLRDAESLDDRTKEGHRDILVTMGVCTHLGCVPLGAADGENKGEYGGYFCPCHGSHYDTAGRIRKGPAPTNLLVPDYEFSSDTVIQVG
- a CDS encoding cytochrome b; this translates as MSFPWAREYEPTNGFMKFMDEKLPLPRLVYSAVGAGYPVPRNLSYMWNFGVLAGFFLVVQIITGVVLAMHYAANAEVAFATTEHIMRDVNYGWLMRYAHANGASFFFVVIYMHIFRGLFYSSYKAPREMIWLLGVVIFLLMMATAFMGYVLPWGQMSFWGAKVITGLFGAIPLVGEPIQIWLLGGFAPDNAALNRFFSLHFLLPFVIAGVVILHIWALHIPGSSNPTGVEVKKESDTLPFHPYYTAKDGFGLGVVLIFFMAMVFFLPNALGHPDNYIEANPLSTPANIVPEWYFWPFYAILRAFTFDFILPAKLWGVLAMFASILVWFFLPWLDKSPVRSGHYRPLFRKFFWFGLIPTIIVLGYCGGAHMTVWTTALSQIFTAYYFLHFLVILPIISSIEKPEPMPYSITEAVLGSDEEAVLGDKTSPAV
- the pgeF gene encoding peptidoglycan editing factor PgeF; protein product: MAEVDTIRAESLKGFAHGFLGRRGGISTGAVAGLNVGLGADDDDTSVTENRRRAVEAVMPGAKLATVYQVHSAEALAVKEPWPVDERPKADGMVTNRPGLLLGIVTADCAPILLADASAGVIGAAHAGWRGAHGGVIEATVDAMEALGAKRAAIAGVIGPCIAQASYEVDDGFRANFADEDAQFFGMGKMGHYQFDLEAYAASRLAKAGIGRIEPLGIDTYADGNRFFSYRRATHQVAATYGRQFSLIGIPT